One Clostridium sp. CM027 genomic window carries:
- a CDS encoding HAD family hydrolase — MYNYVIFDIDGTILDTEFAVLSSLQKLMFEELNKNFSFEELRFALGIPGEVTLNKLGITNLHESNEKWNRYLEEYISHVKVFDDIKDTLVKLNEMGISVGIVTSKTKKEYINDFVPFGLTNYFKLVVCADDTEKHKPNPEPILKFIELSGADKSKTIYIGDTKYDMDCASSAGIDFALALWGAKSSSGINANYIFQKPKQILEFIEV, encoded by the coding sequence ATGTATAATTATGTTATATTTGATATTGATGGTACGATTTTAGATACCGAATTTGCAGTTCTTTCATCACTCCAAAAATTAATGTTTGAAGAACTTAATAAAAATTTTAGCTTTGAAGAATTAAGATTCGCTTTAGGTATTCCAGGAGAGGTAACATTAAATAAACTTGGAATAACTAATCTTCATGAGTCTAATGAGAAATGGAATAGATATTTAGAAGAATATATTTCTCATGTGAAAGTTTTCGATGATATTAAGGATACATTAGTAAAATTAAATGAAATGGGAATTTCAGTAGGTATAGTTACTTCAAAGACTAAAAAAGAGTACATAAATGACTTTGTACCTTTTGGGTTAACCAATTACTTTAAATTAGTAGTTTGCGCAGACGATACAGAAAAACATAAGCCTAATCCAGAACCTATTTTAAAATTTATTGAATTATCAGGAGCAGATAAATCAAAGACAATTTACATTGGTGACACTAAATATGATATGGACTGTGCATCCAGTGCTGGTATAGATTTTGCATTAGCGTTATGGGGTGCTAAATCCTCAAGTGGGATTAATGCAAATTATATTTTTCAAAAACCTAAACAAATATTGGAATTTATAGAGGTTTAA
- a CDS encoding PadR family transcriptional regulator yields MEINKEMIKGYIESIILSLLVGEDLYGYDIAKKIRNISQETFEIKEGTMYVVLKRLENNELISPYWDDTESGGGRRRYYKITAEGMNYLNNKKTEWIFFKKIIDTFYRGV; encoded by the coding sequence TTGGAAATAAATAAAGAGATGATAAAAGGATATATCGAAAGTATAATATTGAGCCTTTTAGTAGGTGAAGATTTATACGGATATGACATTGCCAAAAAAATAAGAAATATAAGTCAAGAAACATTTGAGATTAAAGAGGGAACAATGTATGTTGTCTTAAAAAGACTTGAAAATAACGAGCTAATTTCCCCATATTGGGATGATACTGAAAGTGGTGGAGGAAGGCGTAGGTATTACAAAATTACAGCCGAAGGAATGAATTATTTAAACAATAAAAAAACTGAGTGGATATTTTTTAAAAAAATTATTGATACATTTTACAGGGGGGTATAA
- a CDS encoding permease prefix domain 1-containing protein, whose product MEQIDKYVNSVYKHVGGNKEEIESLKYEMKNHLLQLIEELKSEGKSEEESISIAINRFGEENQIKNELIGIFKFVNKKAKKTLIIAVAFLLITIISGSVSIIGTDIYWKQIETRNNEIFTIMNSYRKDNIDSINKDISTVFNKSKKKLIYVALASPFNVNFKLENIEYIYPSDFQGEAVEEGIGATSKQITTEKGSKNIIIGSSNEDVPLRYLRKIGISSFVWLGL is encoded by the coding sequence ATGGAACAGATTGATAAGTATGTTAATTCAGTTTACAAACATGTAGGTGGCAATAAAGAAGAAATCGAATCATTAAAATATGAAATGAAAAATCATTTATTGCAACTGATAGAAGAGTTAAAGTCTGAAGGAAAATCTGAAGAAGAAAGCATTTCCATTGCAATTAATAGATTTGGTGAAGAAAATCAAATTAAAAATGAATTAATTGGTATATTTAAGTTTGTGAACAAGAAGGCAAAAAAAACATTAATAATAGCAGTAGCCTTTCTCTTAATAACCATAATATCTGGTTCTGTTTCTATAATAGGCACCGACATTTATTGGAAACAAATTGAGACAAGAAATAATGAAATTTTTACTATAATGAATTCATATAGAAAAGATAACATAGATTCTATAAATAAAGATATTAGTACAGTATTTAATAAATCTAAAAAAAAGCTTATATATGTAGCACTGGCTAGTCCATTTAATGTTAATTTTAAGTTGGAAAATATAGAATACATATATCCAAGTGATTTTCAAGGTGAAGCTGTTGAGGAGGGTATTGGAGCTACGAGCAAGCAGATTACCACAGAGAAGGGTAGCAAAAATATAATTATAGGTAGCAGTAATGAAGACGTTCCCCTTAGGTATCTAAGAAAAATAGGTATATCATCCTTTGTCTGGCTTGGGCTTTAA
- the asd gene encoding aspartate-semialdehyde dehydrogenase, producing MYKKLKVGLLGGTGFVGQRLVTLLENHPYFEIAVIAASENSVGKTYYDAVNNRWKLDVPMPESVKNIVIKNINEVDVISSEVDFVFCAVNMNANEIREIEEKYAKAETPVVSNNSAHRGTPDVPMVIPEINADHFELINAQRKRLGTKRGFIVAKPNCSIQSYVPAISALMEYKPTKILVCTYQAISGSGKIFSDWPEIIDNVIPYIGGEEEKSEQEPLKIWGHMENNKIVNAAEPIISTQCIRVPVADGHLAAVFVSFENKPSKETILKHWASYEGKPQLLELPNAPEQFLTYFEENDRPQARLDRDIEKGMGISLGRLREDKLFDYKFVCLSHNTLRGAAGGAVLSAELLMKEGYLTSK from the coding sequence ATGTATAAAAAATTAAAAGTTGGATTATTAGGTGGAACTGGATTTGTTGGTCAACGTCTTGTTACACTACTTGAAAATCACCCTTATTTTGAAATAGCTGTTATTGCTGCTAGTGAGAACTCTGTGGGTAAAACTTATTATGACGCAGTAAATAACAGATGGAAACTAGACGTACCTATGCCTGAAAGCGTTAAAAATATTGTAATTAAAAATATAAATGAAGTAGATGTAATAAGCAGCGAGGTAGATTTTGTCTTCTGTGCTGTTAATATGAACGCTAATGAAATAAGAGAAATTGAAGAGAAATATGCAAAGGCTGAAACTCCTGTAGTTTCAAATAACTCTGCACACCGAGGTACACCTGATGTTCCAATGGTTATTCCAGAAATAAATGCTGACCATTTTGAACTAATTAACGCACAACGTAAGCGTTTAGGCACTAAAAGAGGCTTTATTGTTGCGAAACCCAACTGCTCAATTCAAAGTTATGTTCCTGCTATAAGCGCCCTTATGGAATATAAACCCACAAAAATATTAGTTTGCACCTATCAGGCTATATCAGGTTCTGGAAAAATATTTTCAGACTGGCCGGAAATCATTGACAACGTTATACCCTATATAGGTGGAGAAGAAGAAAAGAGCGAGCAGGAACCCCTAAAAATTTGGGGCCATATGGAGAATAATAAGATAGTTAATGCTGCGGAACCTATAATTTCAACTCAATGCATTCGTGTTCCTGTGGCAGATGGTCACTTAGCTGCAGTTTTTGTTTCTTTTGAAAATAAACCATCAAAAGAAACTATTTTAAAGCATTGGGCAAGTTACGAAGGCAAACCACAGCTTTTAGAACTACCAAATGCCCCAGAGCAATTCCTAACTTATTTTGAGGAAAATGATAGACCTCAAGCTAGACTAGATAGAGATATTGAAAAAGGAATGGGCATATCACTTGGAAGACTTAGGGAAGATAAATTGTTTGACTATAAATTTGTTTGCCTATCTCATAACACTTTACGTGGTGCAGCCGGTGGCGCAGTGCTTTCTGCTGAACTTTTAATGAAAGAAGGTTATTTAACTTCAAAATAA
- the speD gene encoding adenosylmethionine decarboxylase — MAKNEKNKIKLYGFNNLTKSLSFNIYDICYTKTEEDRKRYIEYIDEQYNAERLTKILTDVTETIGASVLNIAKQNYDPQGASVTLLISEEEIPLYVVDPTCNRGILTPIRENIVGHLDKSHVTVHTYPESHPQNDISTFRVDIDVATCGTISPLKALNYLIDSFDSDIITIDYRVRGFTRDMDGQKHFIDHEINSIQDYISKETINKYNLIDMNIYQSNIFHTKMILNDFELDNYLFEIKQEDLNEDEKCDIIQKLKKEMGEIFYGMDISNE; from the coding sequence TTGGCTAAAAATGAGAAAAATAAAATAAAGCTCTATGGGTTTAACAACTTAACAAAATCATTAAGTTTTAACATTTATGATATTTGCTATACAAAAACAGAAGAGGATCGCAAAAGATATATAGAGTATATTGATGAACAATACAACGCTGAGAGGTTAACAAAAATTCTTACCGACGTTACTGAGACGATAGGCGCAAGTGTGCTAAATATTGCAAAGCAGAACTATGATCCCCAAGGAGCAAGCGTAACATTACTTATTTCAGAGGAAGAAATTCCATTATATGTGGTGGATCCTACCTGTAATAGAGGAATTTTAACTCCGATTCGTGAGAATATCGTGGGACATTTAGATAAAAGTCATGTAACAGTACATACTTATCCTGAAAGCCATCCTCAAAATGATATAAGCACTTTTAGAGTAGATATAGATGTAGCCACTTGTGGTACTATTTCGCCATTAAAAGCTCTAAATTACTTAATAGATAGTTTTGATTCGGATATTATTACTATTGATTATAGAGTTCGCGGCTTCACTAGAGATATGGATGGTCAAAAACATTTTATAGATCATGAAATTAATTCTATACAAGATTATATTTCAAAAGAAACTATAAATAAATACAACTTAATTGATATGAATATATATCAATCTAATATATTTCATACTAAAATGATATTAAACGATTTTGAGCTTGATAATTATTTATTTGAGATTAAACAAGAAGATTTAAATGAAGATGAAAAATGTGATATTATACAAAAATTAAAAAAGGAAATGGGCGAAATATTTTATGGTATGGATATTTCTAATGAGTAA
- a CDS encoding glucose-1-phosphate adenylyltransferase, whose translation MIKKEMIAMILAGGQGSRLKQLTKITAKPAVPFGGKYRIIDFSLSNCSNSDIDTVGVLTQYQPLALNSHIGIGAPWDLDRKNGGVSLLPPYQSQDGGNWYNGTADAIYQNTNYIDSFEPEYVLILSGDHIYKMDYSKMLDYHKEKGADVTIAVLEVTKAEASRFGIMNTREDHSIFEFDEKPEEPKSNLASMGVYIFKWSVLKQLLKDDNLDKNSSNDFGKNIIPKMLINNQKLYAYPFKGYWRDVGTIESLWEANMDLLSDDNELDIHDNQWKIYTVNPMMPPQYIGPSASIDNAMLNEGCTVFGEISNCVLFHGVHVGKNTKITNSVILPNTKIGNNVVIDKAIIGSNVTVRRNVHIGNGEDIIVIEQGREIKVDSKKVTKL comes from the coding sequence ATGATAAAAAAAGAAATGATAGCTATGATATTGGCAGGAGGCCAAGGGTCAAGACTAAAACAATTAACTAAAATCACAGCAAAGCCTGCGGTTCCATTTGGAGGAAAGTATAGAATTATAGATTTTTCTTTAAGTAATTGTTCTAATTCGGATATAGACACTGTAGGAGTTCTTACTCAATACCAACCTTTGGCTTTAAACTCTCATATAGGTATAGGCGCACCTTGGGATTTAGATAGGAAAAACGGAGGGGTGAGTCTACTTCCACCTTACCAAAGTCAAGATGGTGGAAATTGGTATAATGGCACAGCAGATGCTATATATCAAAACACAAATTACATCGATAGCTTCGAACCAGAGTATGTTCTTATTTTATCAGGAGACCATATTTATAAAATGGATTATTCCAAAATGTTAGATTATCACAAAGAAAAAGGCGCAGATGTTACCATTGCAGTATTAGAAGTAACGAAGGCCGAGGCAAGTAGATTTGGAATAATGAACACACGAGAGGATCACAGCATCTTTGAATTTGATGAAAAACCAGAAGAGCCTAAAAGCAATTTAGCATCTATGGGAGTTTATATTTTTAAATGGTCTGTTCTTAAACAGCTTTTAAAAGATGATAACCTTGATAAAAATTCCAGTAACGATTTTGGTAAGAATATAATACCAAAAATGTTGATAAATAATCAAAAATTATATGCATATCCATTCAAAGGGTATTGGAGAGATGTTGGTACTATTGAAAGTTTATGGGAAGCTAATATGGATTTGCTATCTGACGATAACGAACTCGATATACATGATAATCAATGGAAAATATATACAGTGAACCCTATGATGCCACCACAATATATCGGACCTAGCGCAAGCATTGACAATGCAATGCTCAATGAGGGATGTACTGTTTTTGGAGAAATAAGCAATTGTGTGCTTTTTCATGGAGTACATGTAGGAAAAAACACTAAAATAACTAATTCCGTAATTCTACCTAATACTAAAATAGGCAATAATGTGGTAATAGATAAAGCTATTATAGGAAGTAATGTTACCGTAAGACGTAATGTGCATATTGGCAATGGAGAAGACATTATTGTTATAGAACAAGGAAGAGAAATTAAGGTTGATTCAAAGAAAGTAACTAAATTATAA
- the glgD gene encoding glucose-1-phosphate adenylyltransferase subunit GlgD encodes MLKNYIGILMLNEQEDNIKSLTKSRPIASIPIGGRYRIIDFVLSNMINSGIHNIGMFTNTKSRSLVDHLGSGKPWDLDRKINGLFLFNLTSETSQLKDIDAISENMEYIYRTKQEYVIISSSYMLCNMDYNEAAKYHEESGSDITVVYKKTNNGKTHYVSCSTLYIDEENKVLNIGKNIGAEDELNISMEMYIMKKSTLIAIVNKCIQTGYHNSMKEVICSEITELNVNAYEFKGYLQCVNSVKNYYKTSMDMLNGKVTKELFFNKGLIYTKSKDEAPTKYFNGSKVSNALISNGCILKGSIEKSIISRRVTVHEGAEIKNCIIFQNCEIKKGCKLTNVIIDKNTIISENTVLNGDEDFPVVIEKKFRP; translated from the coding sequence ATGCTTAAAAATTATATAGGAATATTAATGTTAAATGAGCAAGAAGATAATATTAAAAGTCTTACAAAATCGAGACCTATAGCGTCGATTCCTATAGGTGGGAGATATAGAATTATTGATTTTGTGCTTTCGAATATGATTAATTCGGGTATTCATAATATAGGTATGTTTACTAACACAAAATCGAGGTCCTTAGTGGATCATTTAGGTTCAGGGAAACCATGGGATTTAGATAGAAAAATAAATGGACTATTTTTGTTTAATCTTACCTCAGAAACATCACAATTAAAAGATATAGATGCAATAAGTGAAAACATGGAATATATTTATAGAACTAAGCAAGAGTATGTAATAATATCTTCTTCTTATATGTTATGTAACATGGATTACAATGAGGCTGCTAAGTATCACGAAGAATCCGGTAGCGATATAACGGTAGTATACAAAAAAACAAATAATGGGAAGACGCATTATGTAAGTTGTAGCACTTTATATATTGATGAAGAAAATAAAGTTTTGAACATTGGAAAAAACATAGGAGCAGAGGACGAACTAAATATATCAATGGAAATGTATATAATGAAAAAAAGCACTCTTATAGCTATTGTAAACAAGTGCATTCAGACTGGATATCATAATTCGATGAAAGAAGTTATTTGTAGTGAAATTACTGAACTTAATGTAAATGCATATGAGTTTAAAGGATACCTCCAATGTGTAAATTCTGTAAAAAATTATTATAAAACTAGTATGGATATGCTAAATGGTAAAGTAACCAAGGAATTATTCTTTAACAAAGGGTTAATCTATACAAAGAGTAAAGATGAAGCTCCTACTAAATACTTTAATGGATCAAAGGTTAGTAATGCTTTGATTTCCAATGGATGTATTTTAAAAGGAAGTATAGAGAAAAGTATAATTTCAAGAAGGGTGACGGTACACGAAGGGGCAGAAATCAAAAATTGTATAATATTTCAGAATTGCGAAATTAAAAAAGGTTGTAAACTGACTAATGTTATAATTGATAAAAATACAATTATAAGTGAAAATACAGTACTAAATGGGGATGAAGATTTTCCGGTGGTTATTGAAAAAAAATTTCGGCCATAA
- the glgA gene encoding glycogen synthase GlgA, whose product MKVLFVASEAYPFIKTGGLGDVAYALPKALRKLGIDARVIIPKYSKIPLSFKNCMETIASFKVKVGWRDKYCGLQHLTYDEVPYYFVDNEDYFKRPEIYGYYDDGERFSYFSKAILESIKYMGDFVPDIIHCNDWHSGIVPALLKENYSEDERYNEIKSVFTIHNLKYQGVFNKEILGDLIDLDWKYFNDEALKFYDNVSFMKGGIVFSDAVTTVSNTYAREIQTPFYGESLDGLLASKAENIYGIVNGIDYDLYDPRVDKKIFCNYDEKSIKQKVKNKLKLQEKLGFTVDEEMPMIGITTRLVKQKGLDLIVDKLQELLILPIQIVLLGNGEGYYEDIFQYFASIYPSRISTNIIFDEELAQQIYAASDMFLMPSLFEPCGIGQLIALKYGSIPIVRETGGLKDTVIPYNKYTSIGNGFSFENYSSQELLDAIKRALDLYKDKESWNKLVQNAMISNNSWENSAENYMELYTNLKSKF is encoded by the coding sequence ATGAAAGTATTATTTGTGGCTTCTGAAGCATATCCTTTTATAAAAACTGGAGGCCTTGGGGATGTTGCATATGCACTGCCTAAAGCTTTAAGAAAGCTCGGCATTGACGCAAGAGTAATTATACCTAAATATAGTAAAATTCCTTTGTCATTTAAAAATTGCATGGAAACTATAGCTAGTTTTAAGGTTAAAGTTGGTTGGAGAGATAAGTATTGTGGACTACAACATTTGACTTATGATGAGGTGCCTTATTATTTTGTAGATAATGAAGATTATTTTAAAAGGCCTGAGATATATGGATATTATGATGATGGAGAGAGATTCTCTTACTTTTCAAAAGCAATCTTAGAATCTATAAAATACATGGGGGATTTCGTGCCAGATATAATTCATTGTAATGATTGGCACTCTGGAATAGTACCAGCTTTACTTAAAGAAAATTATAGTGAAGATGAGCGATATAATGAAATAAAAAGTGTATTCACTATACACAATTTGAAATATCAAGGAGTATTCAACAAAGAGATACTAGGTGATTTAATAGATTTAGATTGGAAATATTTTAATGATGAAGCATTAAAATTTTATGACAATGTATCATTTATGAAGGGCGGGATTGTTTTCTCAGATGCAGTAACTACTGTAAGCAACACTTATGCAAGAGAAATACAAACTCCTTTTTATGGGGAATCGCTAGATGGATTATTAGCCTCAAAGGCTGAAAATATATATGGCATAGTAAATGGTATAGATTATGATCTCTATGATCCTAGGGTGGATAAAAAAATATTTTGCAATTATGATGAAAAAAGTATAAAACAGAAAGTGAAAAACAAATTAAAGCTACAAGAAAAACTAGGGTTTACCGTAGATGAAGAAATGCCAATGATAGGAATTACCACTAGACTAGTGAAACAAAAAGGCTTAGATTTAATTGTGGATAAACTCCAGGAATTGCTTATTCTTCCAATACAGATAGTACTGCTTGGTAATGGTGAAGGATATTATGAAGATATATTTCAATACTTTGCGTCTATTTACCCAAGTAGGATATCGACAAATATTATTTTCGATGAGGAGCTAGCACAGCAAATATACGCTGCTTCAGATATGTTTTTGATGCCATCTTTATTTGAACCTTGTGGCATAGGCCAGCTTATAGCCTTGAAATATGGAAGTATTCCAATTGTCAGGGAAACTGGAGGGCTCAAAGACACCGTTATCCCTTATAATAAATATACTAGTATTGGTAATGGTTTTTCTTTTGAAAATTATAGTAGTCAAGAATTGTTAGATGCTATAAAGAGGGCTCTGGATTTATACAAAGACAAAGAGTCTTGGAATAAATTAGTTCAAAATGCCATGATTTCAAACAATAGTTGGGAAAATTCGGCTGAAAACTATATGGAATTATATACTAATCTGAAAAGTAAATTTTAA
- a CDS encoding glycogen/starch/alpha-glucan phosphorylase, protein MVIDKEIFKLDYVEKLQTMFAEDEIDASPLHQYYALGALVKDYCSKPWIESNKAYGKNRGKQVYYFSMEFLIGRLLDSNLVNLGIKDICEDALNDLGISLKKIEDIESDAGLGNGGLGRLAACFLDSMASTQIPGHGCGIRYKYGLFKQKIENGYQVEVPDNWLRNGNSWEIRKESKSVEVRFGGDVHLNKENGLTRVSHENYECVRAVPYDTPIKGYENNTVNTLRLWSAETMEEDFDFSSFSQGNYAKAGENKYSAEAISQILYPDDSYEKGKLLRLKQEYFFVSAGLQSILRNYKKKKLSFSEFHKHVAVQINDTHPAVAVAELMRLLIDEEGLSWDAAMDITTRTMAYTNHTIMAEALEKWPVDMFKKLLPRIYMIVEEINRRFCNEVYHRYNGDWNKVNKMSIIYDGYIRMAYLAIVGSHSVNGVAKLHTELLKHQELADFYEFFPEKFNNQTNGITHRRWLLNSNQKLAELITETIGYGWVKSPNELHKLMDYSKDTAFQEKTHSIKTNNKIKFSNYILTNYGTEIDPNSIFDVQVKRLHSYKRQTLNVFHIMHLYNQLLENPNLDMVPRTFIFGAKASPSYYIAKQTIKLINTIASKINNDPIARGKIKIVFLENYGVSLAEKIIPCADVSEQISTASKEASGTGNMKFMMNGAITLATLDGANVEIFEAVGKENIILFGLTSEEVIEYYKNKSYNSYDIYNSDQRVNTIVNQLVNGFLETPKMEFMSIYDSLLLHNDEYFVLKDFDAYVKAHREIDRLYRQKSIWQQMAITNIAKSGIFSSDNTVEKYAKEIWGIPAVNIKL, encoded by the coding sequence ATAGTAATAGATAAAGAAATATTTAAATTGGACTATGTAGAGAAACTACAAACAATGTTTGCAGAAGATGAAATTGATGCATCGCCTCTGCATCAATATTATGCTTTAGGTGCACTAGTAAAAGACTATTGCTCTAAACCATGGATAGAAAGTAATAAAGCGTATGGAAAAAATAGAGGAAAACAAGTGTATTATTTTTCTATGGAATTTTTAATTGGTAGATTACTAGATAGTAATCTAGTTAATCTAGGTATAAAGGATATTTGTGAGGATGCTCTTAATGATTTAGGAATTAGTTTAAAAAAGATAGAGGATATAGAATCGGATGCGGGGCTCGGTAATGGTGGGCTTGGAAGATTGGCAGCATGTTTCTTAGATTCTATGGCATCTACGCAGATACCGGGTCATGGTTGCGGCATAAGGTATAAATATGGATTATTCAAACAGAAAATAGAAAATGGTTATCAAGTAGAAGTTCCTGATAATTGGTTAAGAAATGGTAATTCGTGGGAAATAAGAAAAGAAAGCAAGTCTGTAGAAGTAAGATTTGGTGGAGATGTACATTTAAATAAAGAGAATGGATTAACAAGAGTTAGCCATGAAAATTATGAGTGTGTAAGGGCGGTACCATACGACACTCCAATAAAAGGATATGAGAATAATACTGTAAATACATTAAGGCTTTGGAGCGCAGAAACTATGGAGGAAGATTTTGATTTTTCATCCTTTAGTCAAGGAAATTATGCAAAAGCTGGTGAAAACAAATATTCAGCGGAGGCTATTTCACAAATTTTATATCCAGATGATAGCTATGAAAAGGGTAAATTACTAAGGCTTAAGCAAGAGTATTTTTTTGTGAGTGCTGGATTACAAAGTATTTTAAGAAATTATAAAAAGAAGAAACTTTCATTTAGTGAGTTTCATAAACACGTGGCGGTGCAGATAAATGATACCCATCCGGCTGTAGCTGTGGCTGAACTAATGAGGCTATTAATTGATGAGGAGGGTTTATCTTGGGACGCTGCAATGGATATTACAACGCGAACTATGGCATATACTAACCATACAATTATGGCAGAGGCACTAGAAAAATGGCCTGTAGATATGTTTAAAAAATTACTTCCACGTATTTATATGATTGTAGAAGAAATAAACAGGCGTTTTTGTAATGAAGTGTATCATAGGTACAATGGAGATTGGAATAAAGTCAATAAAATGTCTATTATTTATGATGGATATATAAGGATGGCGTATCTCGCTATTGTAGGAAGCCATTCTGTTAATGGAGTTGCAAAATTGCATACAGAATTATTAAAGCATCAAGAATTGGCTGATTTTTATGAGTTCTTCCCAGAAAAATTTAACAACCAAACTAATGGCATAACTCATAGAAGATGGCTATTAAATTCTAATCAAAAGCTCGCAGAACTTATAACGGAAACTATAGGTTATGGGTGGGTAAAGTCTCCAAATGAGCTCCATAAATTAATGGATTATTCAAAGGATACCGCTTTTCAAGAAAAAACACATAGCATAAAAACGAATAATAAAATAAAATTTTCAAACTATATATTAACCAACTATGGAACTGAAATTGATCCGAATTCCATATTTGACGTTCAGGTAAAAAGACTGCATTCCTATAAAAGACAAACTTTAAATGTATTCCATATAATGCATTTATATAACCAGCTTCTTGAAAACCCTAATTTAGATATGGTTCCAAGAACTTTTATATTTGGTGCGAAAGCTTCTCCAAGTTATTATATAGCAAAACAAACTATTAAACTTATTAATACAATAGCCTCTAAGATAAATAATGATCCTATAGCGCGCGGTAAAATAAAGATAGTATTCCTTGAAAATTATGGTGTGTCATTAGCTGAGAAAATTATTCCTTGTGCTGATGTTAGTGAACAGATTTCTACTGCATCTAAGGAGGCTTCTGGAACTGGTAACATGAAATTTATGATGAATGGGGCTATAACACTAGCAACCTTAGACGGGGCAAACGTAGAAATATTTGAAGCAGTCGGAAAAGAAAATATTATATTATTTGGACTAACATCAGAAGAAGTAATAGAATATTACAAGAATAAAAGTTATAACTCTTATGATATATATAATAGCGATCAAAGAGTAAATACTATAGTGAATCAATTGGTAAATGGATTTTTAGAAACTCCTAAAATGGAATTTATGAGCATATATGATAGTTTACTATTACACAATGATGAGTATTTTGTGCTTAAAGATTTTGATGCTTATGTAAAGGCACATAGAGAAATTGACAGGTTATATAGACAAAAGTCCATTTGGCAACAAATGGCCATTACAAATATTGCTAAGTCGGGTATCTTTTCAAGTGATAACACTGTAGAGAAATATGCAAAAGAAATTTGGGGAATTCCTGCGGTTAATATTAAATTATAA
- a CDS encoding xanthine phosphoribosyltransferase, producing the protein MEILKDKILTQGSVIGSGILKVDSFLNHQIDIVLLNEIGKEFKKRFAQHEITKILTVEASGIGIACIVAQYFGNIPVVFAKKHEATNLDSNTYEADVFSFTKNKNYKIRTSKKYIKKEDKILIIDDFLANGNAALGLIKIVRQAEAEVVGVGIVIEKAFQNGRICIEKEGVKVESLAIIKSLQDNKIVFS; encoded by the coding sequence ATGGAAATATTAAAGGATAAAATATTAACGCAAGGGTCAGTAATAGGTAGTGGAATTTTAAAGGTTGATAGTTTTTTGAATCATCAAATTGATATAGTGCTATTAAATGAAATTGGAAAAGAATTTAAAAAAAGGTTTGCACAACATGAAATCACAAAAATATTAACAGTTGAAGCATCAGGTATAGGAATAGCATGTATTGTGGCACAATACTTTGGTAACATTCCTGTAGTTTTTGCAAAAAAACATGAAGCCACTAATTTGGATAGCAATACATATGAAGCTGATGTGTTTTCTTTTACAAAAAATAAGAATTATAAAATTAGAACTAGTAAAAAATATATAAAAAAAGAAGATAAGATTTTAATAATTGATGACTTTTTAGCTAATGGGAATGCTGCATTAGGACTTATAAAAATTGTACGTCAGGCTGAAGCCGAAGTGGTTGGAGTGGGAATTGTAATCGAAAAAGCATTTCAAAATGGAAGAATATGCATAGAAAAGGAGGGTGTTAAAGTAGAATCATTAGCCATAATAAAATCTTTACAAGATAACAAGATAGTTTTTAGCTAA